Proteins from one Fischerella sp. PCC 9605 genomic window:
- the cphA gene encoding cyanophycin synthetase yields the protein MRILKIQTLRGPNYWSIRRHKLIVMRLDLENLAETPSNEIPGFYEGLVEALPSLEGHYCSPGCRGGFLMRVREGTMMGHIVEHVALELQELVGMHVGFGRTRETSTPGIYQVVFEYLNEEAGRYAGRAAVRLCQSIVDRGRYPKAELEQDLQDLKDLWRDAGLGPSTESIIKEAEKRGIPWMQLGARFLIQLGYGVNQKRIQATMTDNTGILGVELACDKEATKRILANAGVPVPKGTTINFLDDLEEAIEYVGGYPIVIKPLDGNHGRGITIDIQNWEEAEAAYDAARQVSRSIIVERYYRGRDHRVLVVDGKVVAVAERVPAHVVGDGRSTIAELIEETNKDPNRGDGHDKVLTKIELDRTSYHLLERQGYTLDSVLDRGEICYLRATANLSTGGIAVDRTDEIHPENVWLAQRVVKIVGLDIAGIDIVTSDISRPLREVDGVIVEVNAAPGFRMHVAPSQGTPRNVAGAVIDMLFPNEQASRIPILSVTGTNGKTTTTRLLAHICKQTGKVVGYTTTDGTYIGDYLVEAGDNTGPQSAQLILQDPTVEVAVLETARGGILRSGLAFEAANVGVVLNIAADHLGIGDIDTLEQLAHLKSVVAEAVYPDGYAVLNADDPRVAAIAERTKANIAYFTMNPDSELVRSHIQKGGVAAVYENGFLSILKGDWTHRIERAENIPLTMGGRAPFMIANALAASLAAFVQNVTIEQICAGLNTFRASVSQTPGRMNLFNLGNFHALVDYAHNPHSYEALGSFVRNWTNGERIGVVGGPGDRRNQDFISLGKLAAEIFDYVIIKEDDDTRGRARGSAADLIIQGIKEVNPNYKYESILDETEAINKALDIAPDNSLVVILPESITRAIKLIKARGVIREEAPQQNTTTTAVDSQIGITSSVVNSLL from the coding sequence ATGAGAATCCTCAAAATCCAGACATTACGCGGCCCCAACTACTGGAGCATTCGACGCCACAAGCTAATCGTCATGCGCCTCGATTTAGAAAATCTCGCCGAGACGCCCTCGAATGAAATCCCTGGCTTTTATGAAGGATTAGTTGAGGCTCTGCCGAGTCTGGAGGGTCACTACTGCTCGCCGGGCTGTCGTGGTGGTTTTTTGATGCGAGTGCGTGAAGGCACGATGATGGGTCATATCGTGGAACACGTAGCCTTAGAACTGCAAGAATTGGTTGGTATGCACGTCGGCTTCGGTCGCACCCGTGAAACATCTACGCCAGGTATTTACCAAGTAGTCTTCGAGTATCTGAATGAGGAAGCAGGACGCTACGCTGGCAGAGCAGCAGTGCGACTGTGCCAAAGTATTGTCGATCGCGGTCGTTACCCGAAGGCTGAATTAGAGCAAGACTTGCAAGACCTGAAAGACTTATGGCGTGATGCAGGCTTAGGCCCTTCCACAGAGTCAATTATCAAAGAAGCTGAAAAAAGAGGTATCCCCTGGATGCAACTGGGGGCACGCTTCTTGATTCAATTGGGCTATGGCGTTAACCAAAAGCGCATCCAGGCAACGATGACGGATAACACCGGCATCTTGGGAGTAGAACTAGCTTGCGACAAAGAAGCCACTAAGCGCATCCTCGCAAATGCAGGAGTACCAGTACCCAAAGGTACAACGATCAACTTCTTGGACGATTTAGAAGAAGCAATTGAGTACGTTGGTGGCTATCCGATCGTGATCAAGCCTTTAGATGGCAATCACGGACGCGGTATCACCATCGATATCCAAAACTGGGAAGAGGCTGAGGCAGCCTACGATGCAGCTAGACAGGTTTCTCGATCAATAATTGTTGAGCGGTATTACAGAGGACGCGACCATCGGGTATTAGTCGTAGATGGCAAAGTAGTAGCGGTTGCAGAACGGGTACCTGCTCATGTGGTTGGTGATGGCAGATCTACGATCGCCGAATTGATTGAGGAAACCAATAAAGATCCAAATCGTGGTGATGGGCATGATAAAGTCCTCACCAAAATTGAACTTGACCGCACCAGCTACCACCTACTAGAAAGGCAAGGTTACACCCTTGATAGTGTGTTAGATAGAGGAGAAATTTGTTATCTGCGGGCGACGGCAAACTTGAGTACAGGTGGCATTGCCGTAGATCGTACAGACGAAATTCACCCCGAAAACGTTTGGCTGGCACAAAGGGTAGTCAAAATAGTCGGTTTGGATATTGCGGGAATTGATATCGTCACATCGGATATTAGTCGCCCGTTACGAGAAGTTGATGGTGTGATTGTAGAAGTGAACGCTGCTCCTGGATTCCGGATGCACGTTGCCCCCAGTCAAGGCACCCCTCGTAACGTTGCTGGAGCAGTGATTGATATGCTGTTCCCCAACGAACAAGCTAGCCGCATTCCCATCCTGAGTGTGACAGGCACCAACGGCAAAACTACTACTACTCGATTGTTGGCTCATATTTGCAAGCAAACGGGTAAAGTAGTAGGTTATACAACTACAGATGGGACTTATATCGGAGATTACTTAGTAGAAGCAGGAGACAATACAGGTCCCCAAAGTGCCCAGTTAATTTTGCAAGACCCGACGGTAGAAGTGGCAGTGCTGGAAACGGCTCGGGGTGGTATTCTTCGTTCTGGGCTAGCCTTTGAAGCTGCGAATGTAGGCGTAGTATTAAATATTGCTGCCGACCACTTGGGAATTGGTGACATTGATACGCTTGAACAACTGGCACATCTCAAGAGTGTGGTTGCCGAAGCCGTTTATCCTGATGGCTATGCAGTACTTAACGCCGACGATCCGCGCGTCGCAGCGATCGCCGAAAGGACAAAAGCCAATATAGCCTATTTCACCATGAACCCAGATTCGGAATTGGTGCGAAGCCACATTCAAAAGGGAGGAGTAGCAGCAGTATACGAAAATGGCTTTCTGTCAATCCTCAAAGGCGATTGGACGCACCGGATCGAACGGGCAGAAAATATTCCCCTGACGATGGGTGGACGGGCACCATTTATGATTGCCAACGCTTTGGCTGCTTCCTTGGCGGCGTTTGTGCAAAACGTCACGATCGAGCAAATTTGTGCTGGCTTAAATACATTCCGCGCCTCCGTCAGTCAAACACCAGGACGGATGAACTTGTTTAACTTGGGGAACTTCCACGCTTTGGTCGATTATGCCCACAACCCCCATAGTTACGAAGCCTTAGGTTCATTTGTCCGTAATTGGACAAATGGTGAACGTATTGGGGTAGTTGGCGGCCCTGGCGATCGCCGTAACCAAGACTTTATCAGTTTGGGCAAACTAGCAGCAGAGATTTTTGATTACGTCATCATCAAAGAAGATGACGATACCCGAGGACGCGCCCGCGGTTCAGCAGCCGATCTAATTATTCAAGGCATCAAGGAAGTAAATCCTAATTACAAATATGAATCGATTCTGGATGAAACAGAAGCGATTAACAAAGCCTTGGATATAGCTCCAGATAACAGTCTAGTGGTCATTTTGCCAGAAAGCATCACCCGTGCCATCAAGTTAATTAAGGCGCGCGGCGTTATTAGAGAAGAAGCACCCCAGCAAAATACCACTACTACAGCTGTAGACTCCCAAATAGGGATTACTTCATCTGTAGTAAATTCACTTCTTTAG
- the tatA gene encoding twin-arginine translocase TatA/TatE family subunit — translation MFGLGWTEVGVIAIVALLIFGPKKIPELGSALGKTLRGFKEELNKSDSDDTSPQEEEQK, via the coding sequence ATGTTTGGACTGGGATGGACAGAAGTGGGTGTAATTGCGATTGTTGCGCTTTTGATTTTCGGCCCAAAAAAAATTCCCGAATTAGGAAGCGCACTGGGCAAAACCTTGCGGGGTTTTAAAGAAGAATTAAATAAAAGTGATAGTGACGATACCAGTCCACAAGAAGAAGAACAAAAATAG
- a CDS encoding serine/threonine protein kinase, translating into MISQILGERYEVQHQLGKKAGRRTLLARDLITGELVVVKLLTFDSNFEWDHLKLFEREAETLKSLSHPSVPRYLDYFEVNTPNLKGFALVQTYISAQTLEQHLKAGRSFTETEVKEIAKAVLEILIYLHGQNPPVIHRDIKPSNILLSDRSGNSVGQVYLVDFGSVQTVAATEGGTMTVVGTYGYMPPEQFGSRTVPASDLYSLGATLIYLVTGVHPADLPQKDFRIQFEQATNLSPAFTNWLRWMTEPSLERRLTSAAQALQALEKLQTGDNITGLAVTKPAGSKIQLTKDTDALEILVPPVGFQGSTVFMVLFAIAWNSFILFWTINALAAPFPANIPFALFSLPFWGAGLQMVYSVLSPLLKRIRLRLDRQQITLTWEMLGLKFNRVPPAPTQEITKLVYVPRTFTTDLEGNRVEISPQLIIWVGVQKYQLGGKGGFVESELEIEWLANELSNWLGLPIQRE; encoded by the coding sequence ATGATTAGTCAAATTTTAGGCGAACGCTACGAAGTACAGCACCAGTTGGGTAAAAAGGCTGGGCGACGGACGTTGTTGGCTCGCGATTTGATAACTGGTGAATTGGTAGTAGTCAAGTTACTGACTTTTGACAGCAATTTTGAATGGGATCACCTGAAGTTATTTGAACGGGAAGCCGAAACTTTAAAATCTTTGTCCCATCCCTCGGTCCCGCGCTACTTAGACTATTTTGAGGTAAATACGCCGAATCTGAAAGGATTTGCTCTGGTACAAACTTATATTTCAGCCCAAACTTTGGAACAACATTTAAAGGCTGGACGTAGTTTTACAGAAACAGAAGTCAAAGAGATAGCCAAAGCTGTATTAGAAATTCTCATCTACCTGCACGGTCAGAATCCTCCTGTTATCCACCGAGATATTAAGCCTAGTAATATTTTGTTAAGCGATCGCTCTGGTAATAGTGTTGGTCAGGTTTACCTAGTAGATTTTGGCTCGGTGCAGACCGTGGCGGCTACCGAAGGCGGGACAATGACAGTAGTGGGAACCTATGGATATATGCCACCAGAACAATTTGGCAGTCGCACCGTTCCTGCTTCTGACTTGTACAGTTTAGGTGCAACTTTAATTTACTTAGTGACAGGAGTCCATCCGGCGGATTTACCCCAAAAAGACTTTCGCATTCAATTTGAACAAGCAACAAATCTTAGTCCCGCTTTCACTAACTGGTTGAGGTGGATGACCGAACCCAGTTTAGAAAGGCGTTTAACCTCGGCTGCACAAGCATTACAAGCTCTAGAAAAACTACAGACAGGCGACAATATTACTGGTTTAGCAGTGACTAAACCAGCTGGTAGTAAAATCCAACTGACAAAAGATACGGATGCTTTAGAAATTCTCGTCCCACCAGTTGGTTTTCAGGGGTCGACGGTGTTCATGGTTTTGTTTGCGATCGCCTGGAATTCCTTTATCCTGTTTTGGACAATTAATGCTCTCGCAGCGCCTTTTCCTGCTAATATCCCCTTTGCTTTATTCTCTCTGCCTTTTTGGGGTGCTGGCTTGCAAATGGTGTATTCTGTTCTTTCTCCTTTACTCAAACGCATCCGATTGCGCTTAGATCGCCAGCAAATAACCTTAACTTGGGAAATGTTGGGATTGAAATTTAATCGTGTTCCACCAGCACCAACACAGGAAATCACTAAGCTAGTTTACGTACCCAGAACCTTTACCACAGATTTAGAGGGTAACAGAGTCGAAATTTCGCCCCAACTAATAATTTGGGTAGGAGTGCAGAAGTATCAACTAGGTGGTAAAGGTGGCTTTGTGGAATCCGAATTAGAAATTGAATGGCTAGCTAATGAATTAAGTAATTGGCTAGGTTTGCCAATTCAGCGAGAGTAG
- the cbiT gene encoding precorrin-6Y C5,15-methyltransferase subunit CbiT translates to MPSQLWPYTSPGIPDDLFEHLPGIPLSQREIRLLLIAQLRLLPDTVLWDIGAGTGTIPVEVGLLCPQGRIVAVERDEEVANLIRRNCDRFEVKNVEVIEGSAPECLHDLKDTPHRVCIEGGRPIQEILQAVWHYLPPSGRVVATAANLENLYAISQSFAQLQARNIEVVQSAVNRLETRGYSQTFAAVDPIFILSGEKLD, encoded by the coding sequence ATGCCTTCTCAACTTTGGCCTTACACTAGTCCTGGTATTCCCGATGATTTATTCGAGCACTTGCCGGGAATTCCTCTGAGTCAACGAGAAATTCGACTGCTTTTGATTGCCCAATTGCGCCTTTTACCTGATACAGTTTTGTGGGACATTGGCGCAGGTACAGGTACTATTCCTGTAGAGGTTGGGCTGTTGTGTCCCCAAGGGCGGATCGTTGCTGTGGAACGGGATGAAGAAGTCGCCAATCTGATCCGCCGTAACTGCGATCGCTTTGAAGTCAAAAATGTTGAAGTCATAGAAGGTAGCGCCCCCGAATGTCTGCACGACCTTAAAGATACACCCCACCGGGTCTGCATTGAAGGTGGACGTCCCATCCAGGAAATTTTGCAGGCAGTCTGGCATTATTTGCCACCATCAGGTAGAGTAGTCGCCACAGCTGCTAATCTAGAAAATCTGTATGCTATTTCTCAAAGCTTTGCCCAGTTGCAAGCGAGGAATATTGAAGTCGTGCAGTCTGCTGTCAACCGCCTGGAGACACGTGGTTATTCTCAAACTTTTGCTGCTGTAGACCCGATTTTTATCCTCAGCGGTGAGAAGTTAGACTGA
- a CDS encoding phosphatidate cytidylyltransferase codes for MPWSRILSGIIAIAVALSATVLGGWYFTIVFAAIIFLGQKEYFNLVRAKGIAPAAKTTMVVSQILLVICTLDGNLADAVMPVAGTFICFYLLFQPKMATIADISASILGLFYTGYLPSYWVRLRAFNTTASNIPLGGYWPPNWTDFLANRHSASLPDGLTATLLTFFCIWAADIGAYFFGKFFGKTPLSDISPKKTVEGAVFGVAASIIVAFAIAYYFNWPEYVITGLTLGLLIGVAGLLGDLTESMLKRDAGVKDSGQLIPGHGGILDRTDSYIFTAPLVYYFVSLLLPLLV; via the coding sequence ATGCCTTGGTCTCGAATTTTAAGTGGAATTATTGCGATCGCTGTTGCTCTTTCAGCTACTGTTTTGGGTGGATGGTACTTTACCATCGTGTTTGCCGCGATCATTTTTTTGGGTCAGAAAGAATACTTTAACCTGGTCAGAGCCAAAGGCATAGCTCCCGCTGCTAAAACAACTATGGTTGTCAGTCAAATTCTCCTAGTGATTTGTACGTTGGATGGCAATTTAGCTGATGCTGTCATGCCAGTAGCGGGTACATTTATTTGTTTTTACTTACTGTTTCAACCCAAAATGGCCACAATTGCGGACATTTCCGCTTCAATCTTGGGGTTATTCTACACTGGTTATTTGCCGAGTTACTGGGTAAGGTTGCGAGCTTTCAATACTACCGCCAGCAACATTCCTTTGGGAGGCTACTGGCCTCCCAATTGGACAGATTTTCTCGCCAATAGACATTCAGCTTCTTTACCAGACGGTTTGACAGCAACGCTACTGACTTTCTTCTGTATATGGGCAGCAGATATTGGTGCTTATTTTTTTGGTAAATTTTTTGGCAAAACCCCTTTGTCTGACATCAGTCCCAAAAAAACTGTTGAAGGCGCTGTCTTCGGTGTTGCCGCTAGTATTATTGTCGCTTTTGCGATCGCCTACTATTTCAACTGGCCCGAATATGTGATTACTGGTCTGACATTAGGTTTGCTGATTGGTGTTGCTGGTCTTCTAGGCGATCTGACTGAGTCGATGCTCAAACGGGATGCTGGAGTAAAAGATTCAGGACAATTAATTCCCGGTCATGGTGGCATTTTAGATCGTACTGATAGTTATATTTTTACCGCACCATTGGTTTACTATTTTGTCTCTCTCCTATTGCCATTGCTAGTTTAG
- a CDS encoding helix-turn-helix domain-containing protein has translation MPDEKSLAIDVTKVDARKHILAKPPILSSHESGWENLGLEYHIQPPYESQEHYATHYTLVIRLKCQLGFERWLGECHKSEDTMLGDVAVIPPYVTHKAATSEESEFIALTLDSKLVANIAYESVNPNVVEIIPHFSKPDPLIYQIGLALKAALESNSLGSRLYADSMATALSAHLLQHYSVPKHSLQDYGGGLPKHKLQRVTEYIIDHLAEDLLLGAMAQEVGMSRYHFARLFKQSTGLSPYQYVIHCRIERAKMLLLQTKLKISEVASMVGFADQSQFTRHFKRLLGVTPKEIRKQ, from the coding sequence ATGCCAGATGAGAAATCCCTAGCCATTGATGTGACTAAAGTGGATGCTCGTAAGCACATTCTCGCCAAACCACCCATATTATCAAGTCACGAGTCAGGCTGGGAAAACCTTGGTTTGGAGTATCACATCCAACCCCCATATGAAAGCCAAGAACATTATGCCACGCATTATACACTTGTGATTAGGCTGAAATGTCAGTTAGGGTTTGAGCGATGGCTAGGTGAATGCCACAAAAGTGAAGACACTATGTTAGGCGACGTAGCGGTAATTCCTCCCTACGTAACTCACAAGGCAGCTACTTCTGAGGAATCTGAATTTATTGCTTTGACGTTAGATTCTAAGCTAGTAGCAAATATAGCCTATGAATCAGTTAATCCAAATGTAGTTGAAATAATACCACACTTTTCCAAACCAGATCCGCTGATTTATCAAATTGGGCTTGCCCTCAAAGCAGCACTGGAATCAAATAGTTTGGGCAGTCGCCTTTATGCTGATTCTATGGCAACGGCGCTGTCAGCTCATTTGTTGCAACATTACTCTGTACCGAAACATTCTCTTCAAGACTATGGTGGAGGATTGCCCAAACACAAACTACAGCGGGTAACTGAATATATAATTGACCATTTGGCTGAAGATTTGTTGCTAGGAGCTATGGCTCAGGAAGTAGGCATGAGTCGATACCACTTTGCTCGTTTATTCAAGCAGTCTACAGGGCTTTCTCCCTACCAGTATGTAATTCACTGCCGAATTGAGCGTGCTAAGATGTTGCTTTTGCAAACTAAACTAAAAATTTCTGAAGTTGCTTCTATGGTAGGTTTTGCCGATCAAAGCCAATTTACACGCCACTTCAAGCGCCTGTTGGGGGTAACACCCAAGGAGATTCGCAAACAGTAG
- the dps gene encoding DNA starvation/stationary phase protection protein Dps: protein MNGSSEPRGIRSDAIGIILPLELRSQIIDILNQTLATTVDLKTQIKQAYWNVEAQNSHDIHELFDEIATELDLYIDLLAQRVTNLGGLAMGTARNAAGQSILPEYPLNIIERKDHIASVAERLAIYGNLLWENIDRTAVLGDADTAYLYAEISMVVDKRLWFLDTHIVNSVMNVNNQLAEYN, encoded by the coding sequence ATGAACGGTAGTAGCGAGCCTCGCGGTATACGCTCTGATGCGATTGGAATTATTCTACCCTTAGAACTGCGATCGCAAATCATTGATATCCTCAATCAAACGCTGGCAACCACAGTAGATCTGAAGACTCAGATCAAGCAGGCTTATTGGAATGTCGAAGCTCAGAATTCTCATGATATACACGAGCTGTTTGATGAAATTGCCACTGAACTAGATTTGTATATTGATTTGCTTGCACAGCGAGTCACAAATCTTGGAGGTTTAGCAATGGGGACTGCTCGTAATGCAGCTGGGCAATCAATCTTACCTGAATATCCCCTCAATATCATCGAAAGAAAAGACCATATTGCTTCAGTTGCAGAGCGTCTAGCAATATACGGCAATTTACTATGGGAGAACATTGATCGCACAGCTGTACTGGGGGATGCAGATACTGCTTACCTCTATGCAGAAATCTCTATGGTCGTTGATAAGCGTTTGTGGTTCTTGGACACTCATATTGTCAACTCAGTTATGAATGTGAATAATCAGCTAGCAGAATATAACTGA
- the recG gene encoding ATP-dependent DNA helicase RecG yields the protein MTTDKPDWIRLQKALAIEAEQGFTDLVGRQYRFSEFLTLTFGKFPIGLSSDERRRWQELAAQFAKYPNLGLEDRQQLVVETRRYLYQLQQQQESGTDVETRHGASGRGGVGEEYKSPLPKPKVQNPKSQIVAEVSRNLAPKLDQKLSDLPEIGLRKADKLARLGLYTVRDLLFYYPRDHIDYARQVSIRELQAGETVTIVATVKSCNCFTSPKNKKLTILELVLRDNTARIKIGRFFAGTRYTSRAWQESLKRRYPVGSIVAACGLVKESKYGLTLEDPELEVLAHPGDTIESLTIGRVVPVYGLTEGVGADLVRQAVIAVLPTAAHLKDPLPSGLRGKYELMELKDAIANIHFPSDSDTLQHARRRLVFDEFFYLQLGLLQRQHKARQIQTSAVLAPRGQLLEKFYDILPFQLTNAQQRVINDILNDLQKSVPMNRLVQGDVGSGKTVVAVVAILAAIQSGYQAALMAPTEVLAEQHYRKLVSWFNLLYLPVELLTGSTKTVKRRQIHAQLETGELPLLVGTHALIQDPVNFQRLGLVVIDEQHRFGVEQRARLQQKGEQPHVLTMTATPIPRTLALTIHGDLDVSQIDELPPGRQKIQTTALTSQQRSHAYDLIRREIAQGRQAYVVLPLVEESEKLDVRSAVEEHQKLQESVFPEFQVGLLHGRMSSAEKDDAISKFRNNDTQILVSTTVVEVGVDVPNATVMLIENAERFGLSQLHQLRGRVGRGAAQSYCLLMSSSRSPDAQQRLKVLEQSQDGFFISEMDMRFRGPGEVLGTRQSGVPDFTLASLVEDEEVLMLARQAAEKVIEIDATLERWYLMKEELKYRYERLMGGAILT from the coding sequence ATGACCACTGACAAACCAGACTGGATACGATTGCAAAAAGCCCTAGCAATAGAAGCAGAACAAGGCTTTACTGACTTGGTAGGTAGGCAATATCGCTTCAGTGAGTTTCTCACCTTAACTTTCGGCAAATTTCCGATTGGCTTATCAAGTGATGAACGCCGTCGCTGGCAAGAACTAGCGGCTCAATTTGCTAAGTATCCAAATCTGGGGCTAGAAGATAGGCAACAGTTAGTAGTTGAGACTCGCAGGTATCTTTATCAATTGCAACAGCAGCAGGAGAGTGGAACAGATGTAGAGACGCGCCATGGCGCGTCTGGGAGAGGGGGAGTGGGAGAAGAGTATAAATCCCCACTCCCAAAACCCAAAGTCCAAAATCCCAAATCTCAAATCGTTGCGGAGGTAAGTCGCAATCTTGCCCCCAAGTTAGACCAAAAACTGAGCGATTTACCAGAAATAGGGCTCAGAAAAGCTGATAAGCTAGCGCGTCTTGGTTTATACACTGTGCGTGACTTGCTTTTTTACTATCCCCGCGACCATATTGATTATGCGCGTCAGGTGAGTATCCGTGAGTTACAGGCTGGTGAAACGGTGACAATAGTAGCAACGGTAAAGAGTTGCAATTGCTTTACTAGCCCAAAAAATAAAAAGTTGACAATTTTAGAACTTGTATTACGAGATAACACTGCTCGGATCAAAATTGGTCGCTTTTTTGCGGGTACGCGCTATACCAGTCGCGCTTGGCAAGAGAGTTTAAAGCGCCGCTATCCAGTCGGTAGTATTGTGGCGGCGTGTGGTTTGGTGAAAGAAAGTAAATACGGTTTGACGCTGGAAGATCCAGAATTGGAAGTTTTAGCCCATCCAGGCGATACTATAGAATCGCTGACTATCGGACGAGTAGTGCCTGTTTATGGCCTAACAGAGGGAGTAGGGGCGGATCTCGTGCGACAGGCAGTTATTGCTGTTTTGCCTACTGCGGCTCATCTTAAAGATCCCTTACCCAGTGGTTTACGGGGTAAGTATGAGTTGATGGAATTGAAAGATGCGATCGCCAACATTCATTTCCCCTCAGATAGCGACACTCTCCAACATGCCCGTCGTCGTCTTGTATTTGATGAATTTTTCTATCTGCAACTGGGTTTACTGCAACGTCAACACAAAGCCAGGCAAATACAAACCAGCGCTGTTCTTGCTCCTAGAGGTCAGTTACTGGAAAAATTTTACGACATACTACCTTTTCAACTTACTAATGCCCAGCAACGAGTCATCAATGATATTCTCAACGACTTGCAAAAATCAGTACCAATGAATCGCCTAGTGCAAGGTGATGTTGGTTCTGGGAAAACGGTTGTAGCTGTAGTTGCCATCCTTGCTGCCATTCAATCAGGGTATCAAGCTGCACTCATGGCTCCCACAGAAGTTTTAGCAGAACAGCACTACCGCAAGTTAGTTAGCTGGTTTAACCTGCTGTATTTACCAGTAGAATTACTGACAGGCTCTACGAAAACTGTCAAAAGACGACAAATTCACGCCCAATTAGAAACGGGAGAATTGCCCTTATTGGTGGGAACTCATGCCTTGATTCAAGACCCTGTCAACTTTCAGCGCTTGGGTTTAGTGGTAATTGACGAACAGCACCGCTTTGGGGTGGAACAGCGAGCGCGGTTGCAGCAAAAAGGCGAGCAACCCCATGTATTAACTATGACAGCTACGCCCATTCCCCGGACACTAGCGTTAACAATTCACGGGGATTTGGATGTGAGTCAGATTGATGAATTGCCACCAGGACGGCAAAAAATTCAAACCACGGCACTAACGAGTCAACAACGTAGCCATGCTTACGACCTGATCCGCCGGGAAATAGCCCAAGGACGGCAAGCTTATGTAGTTTTGCCCTTGGTAGAAGAATCGGAAAAACTAGATGTGCGATCGGCAGTAGAGGAGCATCAAAAGTTACAGGAAAGCGTGTTTCCTGAATTTCAAGTGGGACTGCTGCACGGACGCATGAGTTCTGCTGAAAAAGACGACGCAATCAGTAAATTTCGCAATAACGACACTCAAATTTTGGTTTCTACTACAGTAGTGGAAGTTGGCGTAGATGTACCTAATGCAACAGTGATGCTCATTGAAAATGCAGAGCGATTTGGCTTATCTCAATTGCACCAGCTGCGAGGACGTGTTGGTAGAGGTGCGGCTCAGTCTTACTGTCTGTTGATGAGCAGTTCGAGAAGCCCTGATGCACAGCAACGACTGAAAGTATTGGAACAATCCCAGGATGGCTTTTTTATCTCCGAAATGGATATGCGTTTTCGCGGCCCCGGTGAAGTGCTGGGAACTCGCCAGTCTGGTGTACCAGATTTTACCTTAGCGAGTTTAGTGGAAGATGAGGAAGTGCTAATGCTAGCGCGGCAAGCTGCGGAAAAGGTGATAGAAATAGATGCAACTTTGGAGCGTTGGTATTTGATGAAAGAAGAATTGAAGTATCGGTATGAGCGGTTAATGGGTGGAGCGATTTTGACATGA
- the tsf gene encoding translation elongation factor Ts → MAEISAKLVQELRQKTGAGMMDCKKALQENNGDMAKAEEWLRKKGIAKAGAKADRVAAEGLVGSYIHTGGRVGVLVEINCETDFVARREEFQTLVRNVAMQIAACPNVEYVNVADIPPNIVQKEKDIEMGRDDIANKPDNVKEKIVQGRIEKRLKEMTLMDQPYIRDQSITVEELVKQAIAQLGENIQIRRFVRFILGEGIEKKESNFADEVAAQMGSK, encoded by the coding sequence ATGGCGGAAATATCTGCAAAACTCGTCCAAGAGCTACGCCAAAAAACTGGCGCTGGCATGATGGACTGTAAAAAAGCGCTGCAAGAAAACAATGGCGATATGGCGAAAGCCGAAGAATGGCTGCGTAAAAAAGGCATTGCCAAAGCTGGAGCCAAAGCGGATCGGGTGGCGGCAGAAGGACTCGTAGGCAGCTATATCCACACAGGCGGTAGAGTCGGTGTACTGGTTGAAATAAACTGCGAAACTGACTTCGTTGCTCGCCGTGAAGAGTTTCAAACTTTGGTGCGAAACGTCGCCATGCAAATTGCGGCTTGTCCAAACGTAGAGTACGTGAATGTAGCAGACATCCCGCCTAATATCGTCCAAAAGGAAAAAGATATAGAAATGGGGCGGGATGATATCGCGAATAAGCCTGACAACGTCAAAGAAAAAATTGTTCAAGGACGAATTGAAAAGCGTCTGAAGGAAATGACTTTGATGGATCAGCCTTATATTCGCGATCAGAGCATCACTGTAGAAGAACTGGTTAAGCAGGCGATCGCCCAACTCGGTGAAAATATCCAAATCCGTCGCTTTGTTCGCTTTATTCTAGGCGAAGGCATTGAAAAGAAAGAAAGTAACTTTGCCGATGAAGTAGCTGCACAAATGGGTAGTAAGTGA